One Oceanicoccus sagamiensis genomic region harbors:
- a CDS encoding DcaP family trimeric outer membrane transporter: MNNNWKHYLTGAALSCLSLGATAEADALNLKVYGFVQADMIYDFKRVDPDWNDTLRVSTIPTTDGAYGDDGEFIFGVRQSRLGISANYGEDVTMLFEYELFGVSGDAGQTTPRLRHAWVTWKEIGAGQTWSNFMDIDIFPNTIDYWGPTGMVFYRNKQARYTFDAGEDEFSIAIEDPDTSITVGRFRDDSSCDINNPVSDCGSTIDEIVDKYNDIPDLTVRYRDNTDWGHWQLAGIARKLGYERTDTNDTDEEFGWGINASTSIKMLENDRLKLQVVYGEGIGNYMNDGGVDIAPDSADITTTGVEAVEMIGVVAYYDHYWSKQWSTSIGYSFNEIDTTEGQADNEYEKGQIAQVNLLHYPQDNVLIGGEIAWGEREDISGESGDDIRIQFSLKVSFDSNNLKLGLK, translated from the coding sequence ATGAATAATAACTGGAAACATTATCTTACAGGCGCAGCTTTATCCTGCCTGTCATTAGGGGCAACCGCTGAGGCAGACGCCTTAAACTTAAAGGTCTATGGCTTTGTACAGGCCGATATGATTTATGATTTTAAACGGGTGGACCCAGACTGGAACGATACTCTGCGTGTCTCTACCATTCCCACCACCGATGGCGCCTACGGGGATGACGGCGAGTTTATTTTTGGCGTGCGTCAAAGCCGCTTGGGTATTAGTGCCAATTACGGTGAAGATGTCACCATGTTATTTGAGTACGAACTGTTTGGTGTCAGCGGTGATGCTGGCCAAACCACACCACGCTTACGTCATGCCTGGGTAACCTGGAAAGAAATTGGTGCAGGCCAGACCTGGTCCAATTTTATGGATATCGATATTTTCCCTAATACAATTGATTACTGGGGTCCAACGGGCATGGTGTTCTACCGTAATAAGCAGGCCCGTTATACCTTTGATGCGGGTGAAGATGAATTTTCCATTGCTATTGAAGACCCGGACACCTCCATTACCGTTGGGCGTTTTCGCGATGACTCTTCCTGCGATATCAACAATCCGGTCTCCGACTGCGGCTCCACCATCGATGAGATTGTTGACAAGTACAACGATATTCCCGATCTGACCGTGCGCTACCGCGACAATACCGACTGGGGCCACTGGCAACTGGCCGGTATCGCCCGCAAGTTAGGTTATGAGCGCACCGATACTAATGACACGGATGAAGAGTTTGGTTGGGGTATTAATGCCAGTACCTCTATCAAAATGTTAGAGAATGACCGCTTAAAACTGCAAGTGGTTTACGGTGAAGGTATCGGTAACTATATGAATGATGGCGGCGTTGATATTGCGCCAGATTCTGCGGATATCACCACCACCGGTGTTGAAGCGGTAGAGATGATCGGTGTAGTGGCCTATTACGATCACTACTGGAGCAAGCAGTGGTCAACCTCTATTGGTTATTCCTTTAATGAAATTGATACCACTGAAGGCCAGGCTGATAACGAGTATGAAAAAGGCCAAATCGCTCAAGTTAATTTGCTGCATTACCCGCAGGATAATGTGCTGATTGGCGGTGAAATTGCCTGGGGTGAACGTGAAGATATTAGCGGTGAATCCGGTGATGATATTCGGATTCAGTTTTCCCTTAAGGTCAGTTTTGATAGTAATAATTTAAAGCTGGGGCTGAAGTAA
- a CDS encoding VPLPA-CTERM sorting domain-containing protein — protein MAIKSLKQLAAITTLVLSPLSHGAYINGAVLFSSFDWSKSAGSVALNNEQIVASMQDLNGETGLNFDGFSYSPFAPSAISWQSDHFIFKMTSLTVINETRTTLNAEGAGLLIALDNSWYDTYASWSFSGGSINWSYAAIALGEGPRPSAVPIPAAGWLFGVALLGLRGIKRRA, from the coding sequence ATGGCTATTAAATCCCTTAAGCAGCTCGCTGCTATAACGACGCTGGTTTTATCGCCTTTATCCCATGGCGCCTATATTAATGGAGCTGTGTTGTTTTCCAGTTTTGACTGGAGCAAAAGCGCAGGCAGTGTTGCACTGAATAATGAGCAAATCGTCGCCTCGATGCAGGACCTGAATGGTGAAACCGGATTAAATTTTGATGGCTTTAGTTATTCCCCCTTTGCGCCGTCAGCGATCAGTTGGCAAAGTGATCACTTTATTTTTAAAATGACTTCCCTAACCGTGATTAACGAAACCCGCACCACGCTTAATGCAGAGGGTGCTGGCCTGCTGATTGCACTGGATAACAGTTGGTACGATACCTATGCCAGTTGGTCTTTTTCCGGTGGCAGTATTAACTGGAGCTATGCAGCGATAGCGCTAGGTGAAGGGCCGCGGCCATCCGCCGTGCCCATTCCTGCCGCAGGCTGGTTATTTGGCGTCGCTTTGCTTGGCTTGCGAGGCATTAAGCGCAGAGCTTAA
- a CDS encoding VPLPA-CTERM sorting domain-containing protein yields MTLTPTKTLAVSALALTTAINASALTLTGNGLQTQLQGTLGSVDVMSTGDYVGNTGYLGANGIVSPAPQINGRRVQYDMHNKIKNGDIFHFTVWYEQGIEVLGAGVPGGYISENGVVTDWLNSNYMMRFDNGYGNYHYELFNGGQWAVEYNPDNIKWILFGEGMPGGSAIGRTDVGNKGPRFSILFPEDVSLELQDAVVFGNNRSATGQVLSATSAVPVPAAAWLFGSALLGLTAVGRKRK; encoded by the coding sequence ATGACTTTAACCCCGACAAAAACACTGGCAGTTTCGGCGTTGGCGCTGACCACAGCTATCAATGCATCGGCATTAACATTGACCGGCAATGGTCTACAAACACAGTTGCAGGGCACTCTGGGTAGTGTTGATGTTATGTCGACCGGCGACTATGTGGGTAATACCGGTTATCTGGGTGCCAATGGCATTGTTAGCCCTGCCCCACAGATTAATGGCCGACGTGTGCAGTACGATATGCATAACAAAATTAAAAATGGCGATATCTTCCACTTTACTGTGTGGTATGAGCAGGGTATCGAGGTTTTGGGTGCCGGTGTGCCCGGTGGCTATATCAGTGAAAATGGTGTGGTGACTGACTGGCTTAATAGTAACTATATGATGCGCTTTGATAATGGTTACGGCAATTATCACTATGAATTGTTCAATGGTGGTCAATGGGCAGTGGAGTATAACCCTGACAATATTAAATGGATTCTGTTTGGTGAGGGTATGCCAGGAGGTAGTGCCATTGGTCGCACGGATGTTGGCAATAAGGGCCCAAGATTTAGCATTTTATTTCCTGAGGATGTATCGCTGGAATTACAGGATGCTGTGGTATTTGGTAATAACCGTTCAGCAACAGGGCAGGTCTTGTCCGCCACCTCTGCCGTGCCTGTACCCGCCGCGGCCTGGTTATTCGGTTCTGCCTTATTAGGTTTAACCGCTGTAGGACGCAAACGTAAGTAA
- a CDS encoding PolC-type DNA polymerase III — translation MAQADTIVVLDFETTGLSPDNGDRAIEIGAVKLERGEVVDRFQALMNPGRSVTAFIEDYTGISNTMLAEADSCAEVMDRFADFIQDYNLVAHNASFDQRFLDAELSRISRSYNGQFSCSLLAARRVFQQAPNHKLGTLVNYTNIPSSGDFHRALYDSEMTVKVWLKILEAIEQQYGLSDIPFSLLQKLNKTPKKSIHQWLLRQGESA, via the coding sequence ATGGCGCAAGCCGATACGATTGTAGTGTTAGATTTTGAGACCACCGGTTTATCCCCGGATAATGGCGACCGTGCTATTGAGATAGGCGCGGTAAAGCTGGAAAGAGGCGAGGTGGTTGATCGCTTCCAGGCCCTGATGAATCCGGGGCGCAGCGTCACCGCCTTTATTGAGGACTACACCGGTATCAGCAATACGATGTTGGCTGAGGCAGATTCCTGCGCAGAGGTGATGGACCGCTTTGCAGATTTTATTCAGGACTATAATCTGGTGGCCCACAATGCCTCCTTTGATCAGCGTTTTCTGGATGCAGAGTTAAGCAGGATTTCACGTTCTTACAATGGCCAGTTTAGTTGCTCTTTACTAGCTGCCCGCCGGGTTTTCCAACAGGCCCCCAACCATAAATTGGGCACCCTGGTTAACTACACCAATATCCCCTCCAGTGGTGACTTTCACCGGGCGCTGTATGATTCTGAAATGACCGTAAAGGTATGGCTAAAAATACTGGAAGCGATAGAGCAGCAATATGGCCTGAGTGATATTCCCTTTTCACTGTTGCAAAAACTCAATAAAACCCCTAAAAAATCCATTCATCAATGGTTGCTGCGTCAGGGCGAAAGTGCCTGA
- a CDS encoding sigma-70 family RNA polymerase sigma factor, giving the protein MWIDIDDLLTPTVGIPEHFRPVKEEEAPPASLLFNDDKDKPGDGLALIHKSLKSSTQLSESDEKKYFSRLGDVVQQLVWVLFHDPPSRQLLSAYLLSIASGKTPLDQGLPTIDHRLLMTDIKHLGDVFGNADIIAEQARRLNSVKPDRVDDLLATEFEHIDWPHPLILAIAQLPFAIDQAGQCSAYLKAFSSYLAVIDGVGAIQSEDTELRERLLVLVKQYYQCRNYLVHHNLRLVYHVAKKHSHSANEIPDIFQEGVFGLVRAIEKYRHQSGYRFSTYAYNWIDAKARLAPVRHKGFMRLPTSAIADLTVLRRTATDLQSQGVLVNPVTVAARSDLSESRVKTLLALNNFSLSIDQPLLDREQGMTLSGVIADENQEVMQDVWEYQLKTVVDQLLTTLTDREAFILIHRFGLKGVPSQSLEIISSNVGLSRERVRQIEKKILAELRTLVETQRGDLKESLNASLRSTQN; this is encoded by the coding sequence ATGTGGATTGATATTGATGACTTACTAACACCGACGGTGGGTATACCGGAGCATTTTCGGCCTGTTAAAGAAGAAGAGGCCCCTCCGGCGTCATTGCTGTTTAATGATGACAAAGATAAACCCGGCGATGGTTTGGCGCTTATCCATAAAAGCCTTAAGTCCTCCACCCAGCTTAGCGAAAGTGACGAAAAAAAATATTTTTCTCGGCTTGGTGATGTCGTGCAGCAGTTAGTATGGGTGTTATTTCATGATCCACCCAGTCGTCAGTTGTTGTCTGCCTATCTGCTGTCCATTGCCTCAGGTAAAACACCGTTGGACCAAGGTTTGCCAACCATTGATCACCGTTTATTGATGACCGATATCAAACACCTTGGCGATGTTTTCGGTAACGCAGACATTATTGCGGAGCAGGCCCGTCGTCTCAACAGTGTTAAGCCGGATAGGGTTGATGATTTATTGGCAACTGAGTTTGAACATATCGATTGGCCCCACCCGTTAATTCTTGCCATTGCCCAGCTACCCTTTGCAATTGATCAAGCTGGGCAGTGCTCAGCGTATTTAAAAGCGTTTTCCAGTTACCTGGCCGTGATTGACGGGGTCGGCGCTATCCAGTCAGAAGATACGGAGCTTAGAGAGCGTTTATTAGTGTTGGTCAAACAGTACTATCAATGCAGAAACTATTTGGTGCATCATAATTTACGGCTAGTCTATCATGTGGCCAAAAAACATAGTCACTCTGCCAATGAAATACCGGATATTTTTCAGGAGGGGGTGTTTGGCCTGGTTCGAGCAATAGAAAAATATCGCCACCAGTCCGGTTATCGTTTTTCGACCTACGCCTATAACTGGATCGATGCTAAGGCACGTTTGGCGCCGGTGCGGCATAAAGGTTTTATGCGCTTACCCACATCGGCTATAGCTGATTTAACTGTCTTGCGTCGCACGGCAACGGATTTACAAAGCCAGGGGGTGCTGGTTAATCCCGTGACGGTGGCAGCCCGCTCTGATTTATCTGAGTCTCGGGTAAAAACGTTGCTGGCATTAAATAATTTTTCCTTATCGATTGATCAGCCTTTATTAGACCGAGAGCAGGGTATGACTTTATCCGGGGTGATTGCGGATGAGAATCAGGAGGTTATGCAAGATGTGTGGGAATATCAGCTTAAGACCGTGGTTGATCAATTATTAACAACCTTAACCGACCGGGAAGCTTTTATTTTAATTCATCGCTTTGGCTTAAAGGGGGTGCCCAGTCAATCACTGGAAATTATCAGCAGCAATGTGGGCTTAAGCCGGGAGCGAGTCCGGCAAATTGAGAAAAAAATACTGGCGGAGTTAAGAACTCTGGTCGAAACCCAGCGTGGGGATTTAAAAGAAAGCCTGAATGCCAGTTTGCGCTCTACCCAGAATTAA
- a CDS encoding serine hydrolase domain-containing protein gives MILPLINPAQAQDSSEVPDRGTELIPVECMDPASGAPLETTNSECFNALLKVDGVRKALKDPNMVPGIASGLVTIKDLKFNAKAADKVGRDSLGGTRPEIHNHRNDYLLDPSALEELKNARGFDIKQYTMTGQGPSKVQPVPPPPPGPFPEPPLGWVPSPDNPNYLDIPSFREELHDTLKSSVNGYAMKMRRNGQTVGILQWNWSRNPNVGDSPAEGWNTDRRMHVASISKLMSAIGLIHLLDEEGISPDTAIIDYLPDYWDPGANVENITFEDLMNHASGFVTGGSASDWATMKSTVESPVAASAIGDVDAMVYENMNFGLIRILISTIGGYISPAANLGSDLMNDNMWDASTAEFYNDYMQQHVFNPVGAFPTLSKNATTARAYTFNANGSGWNTGDFTNRAGGMGWHMTITEILDVVRALRAGQILDNFSTAKLLNESWGLNSPVFGASTDAGRTFYKAGLWTDNLNFPSIARTEQCFVFMMPDDMELVVFVNSEIGSTGQNLTSIVRTAYNNNIVIVP, from the coding sequence TTGATACTGCCCCTGATCAACCCGGCCCAAGCCCAGGACAGCAGCGAAGTACCTGATCGCGGCACTGAACTGATTCCCGTTGAATGTATGGACCCCGCCAGCGGTGCCCCGCTGGAAACGACAAACAGTGAGTGCTTTAATGCACTACTAAAAGTCGATGGTGTTCGTAAAGCACTCAAAGACCCCAACATGGTCCCCGGTATTGCCAGTGGTCTGGTCACCATTAAAGACTTAAAATTCAATGCCAAAGCAGCGGATAAAGTGGGCCGGGATAGCCTCGGTGGCACCCGCCCTGAAATACATAATCACCGCAATGACTATCTGTTAGACCCTTCGGCCCTGGAAGAACTCAAAAATGCCAGAGGCTTTGATATCAAGCAGTACACTATGACAGGTCAGGGGCCCAGCAAGGTACAGCCGGTTCCCCCACCACCACCCGGTCCTTTTCCAGAGCCCCCATTAGGCTGGGTACCCAGCCCGGACAATCCTAATTATTTGGATATCCCCAGCTTCAGAGAAGAGCTGCACGACACCCTGAAATCCAGCGTTAACGGCTATGCCATGAAAATGCGCCGCAATGGCCAGACCGTGGGTATCTTGCAGTGGAACTGGAGCCGCAACCCCAATGTTGGCGACTCGCCCGCAGAAGGCTGGAATACCGACCGCAGAATGCATGTGGCCAGTATTTCCAAATTAATGAGTGCTATTGGTTTAATCCACTTATTAGATGAAGAAGGTATTTCCCCTGACACTGCAATTATTGACTACCTGCCAGACTACTGGGACCCAGGTGCCAATGTAGAAAATATTACCTTTGAAGACCTAATGAACCATGCCTCAGGCTTTGTTACCGGCGGCTCCGCCAGCGACTGGGCAACAATGAAGTCCACCGTTGAATCACCGGTTGCCGCCAGCGCTATTGGCGATGTCGATGCCATGGTTTATGAAAATATGAACTTTGGTTTAATCAGAATTTTGATCTCAACCATTGGTGGCTATATTAGCCCTGCGGCCAACCTTGGCTCTGACTTAATGAATGACAATATGTGGGATGCCAGCACCGCCGAATTTTATAACGATTATATGCAACAGCATGTCTTTAATCCGGTGGGTGCCTTCCCAACCTTAAGTAAAAACGCCACCACGGCCCGCGCTTATACCTTTAACGCTAACGGCTCTGGCTGGAATACCGGTGACTTTACTAACCGCGCCGGTGGTATGGGTTGGCATATGACCATTACTGAAATTTTGGATGTGGTCAGAGCCCTGCGCGCTGGACAAATACTGGATAATTTTAGCACCGCAAAATTACTGAACGAGTCCTGGGGTTTAAATAGCCCGGTATTTGGCGCCAGTACAGATGCGGGCCGTACTTTTTATAAGGCGGGCTTATGGACAGATAACCTTAACTTCCCCTCTATTGCCCGTACCGAACAGTGCTTTGTTTTTATGATGCCTGACGATATGGAACTGGTGGTGTTTGTTAACTCGGAGATCGGCAGCACTGGCCAGAACCTGACCAGTATTGTTAGAACCGCTTATAACAACAATATTGTTATTGTGCCCTAG
- the glsA gene encoding glutaminase A produces MHHRLSRHLNPMIRLLLVAFLLVALPSHAKPSPDVLADIVTKAHAKFKGVKEGANADYIPILTEVPSDLFGIVIITRDGKVYQAGDTDYSFSIQSVSKPFNAALVMQEQGAEALQEKIGVEPTGLPFNSKLALEIMPARSVNPLVNAGAIASVSMVDAKDEAQRWDKVRSNINDFAGAELTLLDKVYTSEYETSWSNRGIANLLFNYGRLYSEPEEALRVYTKMCSLGVNTEQLAMMGATLANHGVNPKTGKRVLDAEHVSKLLAVMLTAGFYDESGIWSYTAGLPAKTGVGGGIVAVVPGEMAIAAFSPRLNKAGNSIRAMKAINYISKELHLNIFEGVK; encoded by the coding sequence ATGCATCACCGCTTATCGCGTCACCTAAACCCTATGATTCGCCTGCTGCTTGTGGCGTTTTTATTAGTTGCACTACCCTCCCATGCCAAACCCAGCCCGGATGTACTGGCCGATATTGTGACCAAGGCCCACGCCAAGTTCAAAGGAGTTAAAGAAGGAGCCAATGCGGACTATATCCCGATCCTGACCGAAGTTCCTTCAGACCTGTTTGGTATTGTAATCATTACCCGAGATGGCAAAGTCTATCAAGCGGGAGATACCGACTATAGCTTTTCCATACAATCTGTTTCCAAACCCTTTAATGCGGCGCTGGTGATGCAGGAACAAGGGGCTGAGGCTCTGCAAGAAAAGATTGGAGTAGAGCCAACCGGCCTGCCCTTTAATTCCAAACTCGCTCTGGAAATTATGCCAGCCCGTTCAGTCAATCCACTGGTTAATGCTGGTGCGATTGCCAGCGTTAGCATGGTAGACGCTAAAGATGAAGCGCAACGCTGGGACAAAGTTCGAAGCAATATTAATGACTTTGCCGGTGCTGAGCTAACACTGTTAGATAAAGTCTATACCTCCGAGTATGAAACCAGCTGGTCTAACCGGGGGATTGCTAATCTGCTGTTTAACTATGGACGTCTTTATAGTGAACCCGAAGAAGCCCTCAGGGTTTATACCAAAATGTGTTCGCTGGGTGTTAACACTGAGCAACTGGCGATGATGGGTGCCACCCTGGCCAACCACGGCGTGAATCCAAAAACCGGTAAACGTGTGCTGGACGCTGAGCATGTCTCTAAATTACTGGCAGTCATGTTAACCGCGGGTTTTTATGACGAATCAGGTATTTGGTCTTATACCGCAGGCCTACCCGCTAAAACCGGTGTTGGCGGCGGTATTGTCGCCGTAGTGCCTGGTGAAATGGCCATTGCCGCTTTCTCACCACGACTGAATAAAGCGGGCAATAGCATTCGTGCCATGAAAGCGATTAACTATATTTCCAAAGAACTACACCTGAATATTTTTGAGGGCGTTAAATAA
- a CDS encoding MBL fold metallo-hydrolase, whose translation MTLSTRALALLLVIISPLCFAQKLTSKQVSDGIYMIQGIGGNIAVSTGSQPFVIDDQLPFSSKKVIAKIQELTDQPIRFVLNTHFHADHTGGNPAMKELGALIVSHNNARTRMTKESISALFGKKNPPADPSAWPVVTFAEEMHFYINEQDIHIKHLQHAHTDGDVIIHFPKANVIHAGDVFLQGAYPIVDYHAGGSLAGVIAANEALIALANTQTKIIPGHGNLSTIDEVKAFKALCLTIQERVNKAIASGKELEQLLAEKPLDDLEAQWGSKFMPGKKAFKMIYTGEKALLAQ comes from the coding sequence ATGACTCTATCTACTCGCGCTTTAGCGCTCTTGTTAGTAATTATATCACCACTGTGCTTTGCCCAGAAACTGACCTCCAAACAAGTTAGCGATGGGATTTATATGATTCAGGGTATTGGTGGCAATATTGCCGTCTCAACCGGCTCACAACCTTTTGTAATTGATGATCAACTTCCTTTTTCATCCAAGAAAGTGATTGCCAAAATTCAGGAATTAACCGACCAGCCCATTCGCTTTGTGCTTAACACCCATTTTCACGCCGACCATACCGGTGGCAATCCAGCCATGAAAGAACTGGGAGCTCTTATTGTTTCCCATAATAATGCCCGCACCCGGATGACCAAAGAAAGTATCAGCGCTCTGTTTGGTAAAAAGAACCCACCCGCCGACCCCAGTGCCTGGCCGGTAGTGACCTTTGCCGAAGAAATGCATTTTTATATTAATGAGCAGGATATTCATATCAAACACCTGCAACATGCCCATACCGATGGCGATGTCATTATTCATTTCCCCAAGGCTAATGTCATTCATGCCGGTGATGTATTTTTACAAGGGGCTTATCCCATTGTCGATTACCATGCCGGTGGCTCCCTGGCTGGCGTGATCGCGGCCAACGAAGCCTTGATTGCGCTGGCTAATACCCAGACCAAAATTATTCCCGGCCATGGTAATTTATCCACTATCGATGAAGTCAAAGCTTTTAAAGCCCTATGCCTGACCATTCAGGAACGGGTAAACAAAGCCATTGCCAGCGGCAAGGAACTCGAACAACTATTGGCGGAAAAGCCACTGGACGACCTGGAAGCACAATGGGGTAGTAAATTTATGCCCGGCAAAAAAGCGTTTAAAATGATATACACTGGCGAAAAAGCCTTATTGGCCCAATAG
- a CDS encoding multidrug effflux MFS transporter, with product MPATATSLNPPKLLALWLALLVALAPFALDCYLPAIPTIAKAFGEPVAYVQSSLSTYLLGFVIGQFIAGPIADQRGRKIVAALGLMLFAVASLAITQSTNAMELGAWRFVQALGGGAVAVVPAAIIRDHYDGVKAAKVFALVALITMAAPLVAPLIGASLLSAFHWSAIFIFLAAYALIVCLIFSLNVPETQTEHKQALQWGQALRGYKKVLSHIEGRRFIFLQAGSFSLMLTFITGSPFVYMSYFEVSPELYSILFGCNIVVMIAANRCNAFMLNHMQPFTILKWGAAIQFVAVIGLVLLALSSSSLWLMVPLNAIAVGMMGLVGSNSTMGALSHFKPIAGTATALMGILNYGAGGFAGLLLSAVKPETALPMAVVMCCCSAVAFYYSRKV from the coding sequence ATGCCCGCAACCGCAACCTCGTTAAACCCGCCCAAATTGTTAGCCCTATGGCTGGCCTTACTGGTAGCACTGGCGCCCTTTGCGCTGGATTGTTACCTGCCCGCTATACCCACGATTGCCAAGGCTTTTGGTGAGCCGGTGGCCTATGTGCAAAGCAGCTTAAGCACCTATTTACTGGGCTTTGTTATTGGCCAATTTATTGCCGGGCCCATTGCCGACCAACGCGGGAGAAAAATAGTCGCTGCGCTTGGCCTTATGCTCTTTGCTGTAGCGTCTCTGGCGATTACCCAAAGTACTAACGCCATGGAACTGGGCGCATGGCGTTTTGTGCAGGCGCTGGGCGGTGGTGCTGTTGCCGTAGTGCCTGCTGCGATTATTCGCGATCACTACGATGGCGTTAAAGCGGCCAAGGTTTTTGCGCTGGTGGCTTTAATCACCATGGCAGCACCGTTGGTAGCGCCGCTGATTGGCGCCAGTTTATTAAGTGCCTTTCACTGGAGTGCGATTTTTATTTTCCTTGCTGCTTATGCGCTCATCGTTTGCCTGATTTTTTCCCTCAATGTGCCCGAAACCCAAACTGAACATAAGCAAGCATTGCAATGGGGGCAGGCTCTCCGCGGTTATAAAAAAGTACTCAGCCATATTGAGGGTCGGCGCTTTATTTTTTTACAGGCGGGTTCTTTCTCGTTGATGCTGACTTTTATTACCGGCTCGCCCTTTGTCTATATGAGTTATTTTGAGGTCAGCCCCGAACTCTATTCGATATTATTTGGCTGTAATATTGTGGTGATGATTGCCGCCAATCGCTGCAATGCGTTTATGCTAAATCATATGCAGCCTTTTACGATTCTTAAGTGGGGGGCGGCAATACAGTTTGTTGCGGTTATCGGCTTGGTATTATTAGCACTGAGCAGCTCATCACTGTGGCTAATGGTGCCATTAAACGCTATTGCGGTGGGTATGATGGGCTTGGTGGGTTCTAACTCGACCATGGGGGCACTTAGCCACTTTAAACCCATTGCGGGTACGGCGACGGCCTTAATGGGTATTTTAAACTATGGTGCAGGCGGCTTTGCCGGCTTGTTATTAAGTGCGGTAAAACCTGAAACCGCCCTGCCCATGGCAGTGGTGATGTGTTGCTGTAGTGCGGTAGCTTTTTATTATTCCAGAAAGGTTTGA
- a CDS encoding CmcJ/NvfI family oxidoreductase, translating to MVTATLRYLVPTDEKPIYHASAGGADAQMRIGAEFDDCDMEIADARQLSPAPTLDSYGFERRNHTTAVSDFYQLAGQQSLYEQELRDLVLAAVGGRDAIVFDHTLRSDSPDIREQRNTREAASVIHNDYTDASAERRLRELVDTAEADLYLQHRYAIINVWRAIKAPAYHSPMALSDARTLSPYDLVASERRAAERIGELELVIFNPEHRWYFFPALARNEVLLIKTFDSATDGRARRCVHTAFNNPQAPEDAPPRESIESRLLVFF from the coding sequence ATGGTCACGGCAACACTTCGCTATCTGGTACCCACGGATGAGAAACCGATTTACCACGCTTCGGCAGGCGGCGCTGATGCGCAGATGCGGATTGGTGCCGAATTTGACGATTGCGATATGGAGATAGCCGATGCCAGACAACTCTCGCCAGCACCGACACTAGACAGTTATGGTTTTGAACGCCGCAACCATACTACGGCGGTTAGCGACTTTTATCAGCTAGCTGGGCAACAATCACTCTATGAACAGGAATTGCGCGATCTGGTTCTCGCTGCGGTAGGCGGTCGTGATGCGATCGTATTTGACCATACCCTACGTTCAGACTCGCCGGACATTCGCGAACAGCGCAATACCCGTGAAGCCGCTTCAGTTATTCATAATGACTATACCGATGCCTCCGCCGAGCGGCGCTTGCGTGAACTGGTTGACACAGCAGAGGCAGATCTTTATTTACAACATCGCTATGCCATTATTAATGTATGGCGCGCCATTAAAGCACCCGCCTATCATAGCCCCATGGCACTTAGCGATGCCCGCACCCTATCCCCTTATGATCTGGTTGCCAGCGAGCGACGAGCCGCGGAGCGGATAGGTGAGTTAGAACTGGTCATTTTTAATCCCGAACACCGCTGGTATTTTTTTCCAGCTCTAGCCCGTAATGAAGTGTTATTAATTAAAACATTTGATTCTGCCACGGACGGCAGGGCTAGACGCTGTGTACATACTGCATTTAATAATCCGCAAGCCCCTGAAGATGCTCCGCCCCGGGAAAGTATTGAATCGCGGTTACTGGTTTTTTTCTAA
- a CDS encoding GreA/GreB family elongation factor has protein sequence MIELTQTLIKPFMHYLVRAIIEQLEQELSTAANASQQAHASATHSENIADNKYDTLAVEAAYLAHGQSMRIAELQQAIALYQQFKRPQFSAQSSIQLGALVCIEDDQGQQRHLLLGPAAGGLSLNRNGDIISLITPATPLGQALMGQTLDDEVLLQLNQQQQRFTIVSIE, from the coding sequence TTGATTGAATTAACCCAAACACTGATTAAGCCTTTTATGCATTATCTGGTTCGCGCCATTATAGAACAGCTGGAACAGGAACTCTCTACTGCAGCCAATGCCAGCCAGCAGGCCCATGCCAGCGCCACCCATAGCGAGAATATTGCCGATAATAAATACGATACTCTGGCGGTAGAAGCCGCCTACCTTGCCCATGGGCAATCGATGCGTATTGCCGAGCTACAGCAGGCTATTGCTCTTTACCAACAATTTAAACGGCCGCAGTTTAGCGCGCAGTCCAGCATTCAACTGGGCGCACTGGTGTGCATTGAGGATGACCAGGGACAGCAGCGACACTTACTGCTTGGCCCAGCCGCCGGAGGTTTAAGCCTCAATCGTAACGGGGACATTATTTCGCTGATTACCCCCGCCACTCCCCTGGGCCAAGCTTTAATGGGCCAAACCCTTGATGACGAAGTGCTATTGCAGTTAAACCAGCAACAACAACGCTTCACTATTGTCAGTATCGAGTAA